One genomic region from Coriobacteriia bacterium encodes:
- a CDS encoding transketolase family protein yields the protein MGKATRAAYGETLVELVEEGLNIVVVEADLSGSTTTAKLGAAYPERLVNVGIAEQNMTCVAAGLSATGRIAFTGSFAVFGAGRAYEQIRNTVCYNNFDVKIAPTHSGVTVGPDGGSHQMLEDIALMRVLPNMRVLVPADYVSAKAAIRLAAKTPGPFYVRLGRVGVPDVYEEGFELELGRAYILREGTDVTLAACGIEVAKALEAAEMLQKQGISAEVLDMVSVKPLDVDTLVESVLKTGRIVTCEEHSVLGGLGSAVSEVLSEVAPTPTRRIGVADRFGTSGTPDELIEYFGLGADAIVEAALELFRL from the coding sequence ATGGGAAAAGCCACACGTGCCGCGTACGGTGAGACTTTGGTGGAGCTCGTAGAAGAGGGACTGAACATCGTCGTCGTCGAGGCGGATCTCTCCGGCTCGACGACGACCGCAAAGCTCGGCGCGGCATATCCCGAACGGTTGGTGAACGTCGGTATCGCCGAACAGAATATGACCTGTGTCGCCGCTGGTCTTTCGGCGACGGGACGCATCGCTTTCACCGGTTCGTTTGCCGTTTTCGGTGCGGGAAGAGCTTATGAACAGATTCGTAATACCGTCTGTTACAACAACTTCGATGTCAAAATCGCACCGACTCACTCGGGCGTCACCGTGGGTCCCGACGGCGGAAGTCACCAGATGCTCGAAGATATCGCCTTAATGAGGGTGCTTCCCAATATGCGTGTCTTGGTGCCCGCCGATTACGTATCGGCCAAAGCAGCCATTCGGTTGGCCGCAAAGACACCCGGTCCGTTTTACGTCCGTCTCGGTCGCGTCGGTGTACCGGATGTGTATGAGGAAGGCTTTGAACTCGAGCTCGGGCGAGCTTATATTTTGCGCGAAGGAACCGACGTGACGCTCGCCGCTTGTGGAATCGAAGTCGCCAAAGCCCTAGAAGCGGCCGAGATGTTGCAAAAGCAAGGAATCAGCGCCGAGGTTCTCGATATGGTCTCGGTTAAACCGCTCGATGTCGATACGTTGGTTGAGAGTGTTCTTAAAACGGGACGTATCGTAACATGTGAAGAGCATTCGGTTCTCGGAGGCTTGGGATCGGCGGTTTCTGAGGTTCTTTCCGAAGTCGCGCCGACGCCCACGCGTCGTATCGGTGTTGCGGATCGGTTCGGGACGTCGGGAACCCCTGATGAACTCATCGAGTATTTCGGGCTGGGCGCCGACGCAATCGTAGAGGCTGCTTTGGAGCTGTTCAGATTGTGA
- the ftsE gene encoding cell division ATP-binding protein FtsE yields the protein MILMRNVEKRYVAEKAALENVNVEVGGGEFVFIVGHSGSGKSTFIRMLLREIVPTKGQIIVAGYDLATMRSSRVPYLRRNIGCVFQDFKLLPNKTAFENVAFALQVIGKSRHVINTQVPEVLRLVGLEDKVNNYPNELSGGEQQRVSIARAFVNRPPMLLCDEPTGNLDPQTSLGIMKLLERINNTGTTVVIATHDREMVNSMRRRVIALDSGHVIRDQDRGVYGYVD from the coding sequence ATGATTTTAATGCGCAATGTCGAAAAGCGCTATGTCGCGGAAAAAGCGGCACTCGAGAATGTGAATGTCGAAGTCGGAGGTGGAGAGTTCGTGTTCATCGTCGGACATTCGGGCTCGGGCAAATCCACGTTCATTCGAATGCTCCTCCGAGAAATCGTTCCCACCAAAGGTCAAATTATCGTTGCAGGATATGACCTTGCGACAATGCGCAGTTCACGCGTGCCGTATCTCCGTCGCAACATAGGCTGCGTTTTTCAAGACTTTAAACTTTTGCCCAATAAAACCGCGTTTGAAAATGTGGCGTTCGCTCTCCAAGTAATCGGAAAGTCGCGACACGTCATCAATACGCAGGTTCCTGAAGTTTTGCGCCTCGTCGGTCTCGAAGATAAAGTCAACAACTATCCCAACGAACTTTCCGGAGGAGAGCAGCAGCGCGTATCCATCGCGCGCGCTTTCGTCAATCGGCCCCCGATGCTCTTGTGCGATGAGCCGACGGGAAACCTCGACCCGCAAACCTCGTTGGGAATCATGAAGTTGCTCGAACGTATCAATAACACCGGCACGACGGTCGTCATCGCCACGCACGACCGCGAGATGGTCAACTCCATGCGCCGTCGTGTCATCGCCCTCGACAGCGGTCACGTCATCCGTGACCAGGATAGGGGCGTGTACGGTTATGTCGACTAA
- a CDS encoding ABC transporter permease produces the protein MSTNPGYFIREAGTSFKRNWVMSLGAIITIFLSLLLIGISLMISTVVNSLVTNVESKVSVQVFIKDDAATQDIEVLQRKLVTDPLVKSVNFTSKELALADFKKTMSASPEVVNNLEGNPLPQSLDVELKDARDVETVVATIKNSDTFAKIADHPEAPEKSLKYGQQIVKKLFAFTKILRLVGIVFVIMLGVVSLIFINNTIRLAIYARRQEIAIMRLVGASNWFIRAPFILEGILQSVIGALLAVITLSAIQYGALPKLKVAISFMQFNLSSMVTIQISIVLIIAGALIGAFGSWIAMRKYLRV, from the coding sequence ATGTCGACTAATCCGGGTTATTTCATACGCGAAGCGGGCACGTCGTTTAAGCGCAATTGGGTCATGAGCCTCGGCGCGATTATCACAATTTTTCTTTCGTTGCTCCTCATCGGAATTTCACTGATGATTTCAACGGTGGTCAATTCATTGGTCACCAATGTCGAATCCAAGGTTTCGGTCCAAGTATTCATCAAAGACGACGCGGCTACCCAAGATATAGAGGTTTTGCAGCGAAAGCTCGTTACCGATCCTTTGGTGAAGTCCGTTAATTTCACTTCGAAAGAACTGGCTCTCGCCGATTTTAAGAAAACCATGTCGGCTTCGCCTGAAGTTGTCAATAACCTCGAGGGGAATCCTCTCCCGCAGTCGCTCGATGTCGAGCTCAAAGACGCTCGCGATGTCGAGACCGTTGTAGCGACCATCAAGAATTCGGATACCTTTGCAAAAATCGCCGATCACCCCGAAGCTCCCGAGAAGTCGCTGAAATACGGACAGCAGATCGTTAAAAAACTCTTTGCTTTCACAAAGATTTTGCGATTGGTCGGCATAGTATTCGTCATCATGCTGGGAGTGGTATCGTTGATTTTCATCAACAACACCATTCGACTTGCGATTTATGCACGGAGACAAGAAATCGCGATTATGCGTCTTGTGGGAGCCAGCAACTGGTTCATTCGTGCGCCGTTCATTCTAGAGGGCATACTTCAGTCGGTTATCGGAGCCCTTCTTGCGGTAATCACGTTATCCGCCATTCAATACGGGGCGCTTCCCAAGCTCAAAGTGGCAATATCATTCATGCAGTTCAACCTATCAAGTATGGTAACCATTCAGATTTCAATAGTTCTCATCATCGCCGGAGCGCTCATCGGCGCGTTCGGCTCATGGATTGCGATGCGTAAGTATCTTCGCGTTTAG
- a CDS encoding S41 family peptidase, whose product MSKTYKIIVGTLIGVAVVLSAFIGGFYTSNVLHEIAAVNTSPAKGIGGTSLLGANSSETSATLNDAVTSVYDLMKSKGYQVPSETSATIGALNGLLQSTGDTHSRYMPASEFKSYSEELDGQFAGIGVLLQEDGSRVSVVEVYKGTPASKAGIAVGDTFSVIKGKKSDKWTVEQVQKLVKGKAGTKVTVTMIRPAEKKGGKSTLYTATMTRAMVTYPNTESSIKNGNVGYIRLGQFNNLASSEVEKEIKSVTKKGATSIVLDLRENPGGLLKEAVGTASLFMKSGVVVKTETRGNKTTEVLKTTGNQVTDLPLVILIDKYSASASEIVSGCLQDYGRATLIGTKSYGKGSVQAQYPMSDGSAVILTIEHYKTPKGHDINGIGLTPDITVKMNVNDQMKPKTDIQLIRAVAEAQKLARTTSK is encoded by the coding sequence ATGTCAAAGACTTATAAAATCATTGTCGGAACCCTGATCGGTGTCGCAGTTGTTCTTTCCGCTTTCATAGGTGGTTTTTACACATCGAATGTTTTACATGAAATCGCCGCGGTGAACACTTCGCCGGCAAAGGGCATCGGTGGCACTTCTCTGCTCGGTGCGAACAGCTCAGAGACATCCGCCACGCTCAACGATGCGGTCACTTCGGTATACGACCTCATGAAATCAAAAGGGTATCAGGTGCCTTCCGAAACTTCTGCGACCATCGGTGCTCTCAACGGTCTTCTTCAAAGTACCGGCGACACGCATTCGCGTTATATGCCGGCTTCGGAGTTCAAGAGTTACTCAGAAGAACTGGACGGACAATTTGCCGGCATCGGTGTCTTGTTGCAAGAAGACGGCAGTCGCGTTTCGGTGGTCGAGGTCTACAAAGGGACTCCCGCCTCGAAGGCCGGAATCGCAGTCGGAGACACTTTTTCGGTCATCAAAGGGAAGAAATCCGATAAGTGGACCGTCGAACAGGTGCAAAAACTCGTTAAAGGTAAAGCAGGCACCAAAGTCACCGTGACTATGATTCGCCCGGCCGAGAAGAAGGGCGGGAAATCGACTTTGTACACGGCTACCATGACAAGAGCGATGGTTACCTATCCCAACACCGAATCTTCGATTAAGAACGGCAATGTCGGTTATATCCGATTGGGACAATTCAACAATCTCGCTTCCTCGGAAGTGGAGAAAGAGATAAAGAGCGTCACCAAAAAAGGCGCGACGAGTATCGTTTTGGACCTGCGCGAGAATCCCGGAGGTCTGCTCAAGGAGGCTGTCGGCACAGCGTCTCTCTTCATGAAGAGCGGGGTGGTCGTGAAAACGGAAACCAGAGGAAATAAAACGACCGAAGTGCTGAAAACAACAGGCAACCAAGTCACCGATTTGCCCCTCGTGATTCTCATCGACAAATACAGCGCATCGGCTTCCGAGATAGTTTCCGGATGCCTGCAAGATTATGGACGCGCGACGCTTATCGGAACGAAGTCATACGGAAAAGGCAGTGTCCAGGCGCAATATCCGATGTCGGACGGCAGTGCGGTCATCTTGACCATCGAACACTACAAGACGCCTAAGGGCCATGATATAAACGGCATAGGTCTCACGCCCGACATCACCGTTAAAATGAATGTGAACGACCAGATGAAACCAAAGACCGACATCCAATTGATAAGAGCTGTCGCAGAGGCTCAGAAGTTGGCACGTACGACATCGAAATAA